TAATTTCCATTGAAAGCACTTCAGTATTTTTTTGTAAATACAAAAGGCGTAGCATCTAAAAATTTCAATTCGCATAAAAACCCTTTAATATTGATGCGGGTGTGAGTGCGTGAAACATATCTACATAAATACCCATTTGTTTGAGGTTATCCATGCTGATATATTTACGAACAAATAAACGTTGCTGGAAATTTTTACGAATTTGCCTACGTATCAACCGCATCGATCCTGAACAGTAAAAATGTCGCTAAAGGTTGAAACCGTTGCCAAATCATCTAATACTTTGGGACGCTTGCCATAACCAAATTCATTAAAATAAATTTTTAATGGCATAACTCGTTGTAACGGTAGCAAAATTGGAAGTGGCATTTTTTTAAATTCATACACCACATCATATTTTACATCGTTGTCAAATTCGGGAACCTGTATCAATTCGTTTTGCAATACCACACCAAAGTTTGAAGTTTCAGGGTGGAGGTTACCTGTTGCTACCGACAAACCATTAAATCCGGTTTAAAAAAACGGAAACGCTTACGAGGCATAACAGAATTGCATAAATCTTTTTATTCATAGCTGCTGTTGTTTTTGATGCTGCTTAATTATTTGCGAAAGTAAAATCTTCACATCGGTGGAACAAAGGAATAAAATCCAAAATTTCACCTAAGTCACTAACTTTAATTTTTCCGAACATAACGGCCATCTGGGGATTGGTTCTTCCCATTCTGTGTCCTCATAAGGCCCCGTCTTTGGTTGTCACTATACACTTCGGAGTGTCATGAAAACCTTCCTCAATGTTAAGGGTTCCGTTAGCAATTTTTACGGTGAATTGTCCACCCCGCTCCTCGGATATGTCTAAATGGAAAACAGTTTCGTAACCCTCATCAGCCCTTCCGGGCCTGAAACGCGGGTTTAGTGACAGCACAATTTCGCGTGCTGAGATTGGTTTTTGCATGTTCGGTTAATATTGCCGCTAAGATAAAATAATGTAGCTTTATTTTTACGCTGCACTATAACAATCATCATGCCCGGAACAGGTAACAAAATGCAGAATCGACAAGTGGTTATGGGCTGTAAGGCTTTATAAAACCAGAAATATTGCTGCTGAAGCTGTTGAACCAGTAAGGAAAATAAATGGCGACAGCGTGAAACCCGCGTTTGAAGTGTATCCGCCTTATTATTACTATTCTTCTAAGGGTGTGGTGCGGTATCAGTTTAAGGCATTTGGCGTTATCGAAAACGCGTTAGCGCTCCAATTTCGAAAACTTATTGTGAGGATGTCACACCTGAGGAAGAAAAATGAAACTCACGCATCTGGAATCGGCGCCGACAGCCTTTGGGGATAAAGGAACCGGTCGCCCGACAAAAAAGAGCGTCGCGACCTGGATGAGTGGATGATGGATGAATAATTTGCTAATAATCAGCTAACAAATTCACTATGAAAACATTTTTGATTTCCCTTTAATTTGTTGTTTTGCCACCACCGTTTCGGCTCAGGCCGCTATTATGTTGGCGGAAGGTATGTGATGCCGCACGGTGTTGCACTTATCGACCCTGTTCCTGGTTTTGGCGCTGCTAGCAGGATTTGCCAACCATTTAGAAGTTCCTGATGCATTCCAGTTATTGTATCGGGGTGAGGCTAACACCCTGGCTGCCTCCTATAATTTTTTTCGACTATATGAACCCGCAGAAAGCCTCCCAATTCTGCAACTATTCCGATGGTATTCGTTTTCTGCAGGATTTAGTCCGCCTGGATTGTTGGTGAGGATATCAGCGCGGTGTTCGGTGGCATTGAAGCCGCATATGTGGCTTTGGCTACAGGTCCGATTTCAGATGCGTATTTTTTATCCCGACACCTACACATTGGAAGGTAATTCATCAAGTGTAAATATGTTCGATTACGAAGATCATCTTAACGGCTCGTTCAATTACGGGCTAAACCTGGGTGTAAACGGTTTAGGCGCTTTTAGCATTGTAGCGAAGCCGAGTACCTGTAGGTTGGAAATACCTCATCAAAATATACCGCCAGCGAAAAAGAGGCGTTCTCACAACACCGTATCCCTGGATATTGCTTTTTATCCTTTTTATGATTGATGGAATCATTATAGTTTTGGTATAAAAACCACTTCAATTGCATAATTCGCAACTAAAGTGGTCGGCTATAAAATATTTAGCAATTAATTACCGCGCATCCTTATATTCCGTTTTACTAATTCCGGGAACAACTTTTCAAATTTTTCCACTTTTTAGCCACTACGTAAACGCAATATGGCTGATCAGGGTTTTTAGCGAAGTAATCCTGATGATAGGTCTCAGCCGCCAAAACACGCTTTTAACGGAGCTAACTCTGGGTCAATTTTATCGCTGTAATACCCACTGGCATCAAGTTTTGTGATATAAGCCTCTGTTGCAGCCTTTTGTTCATCTGAAGCATAGAACACTACCGAACGGTATTGAATGCCTGCATCCGCGCCTTTGACGGTTCAGGGTGGTTGGATCATGGGTTTTCGCGTGAATGTCGAGCAGGGCTTCATAACCGCACAATTTTAGGTCGTACACACCCGAACACATTCGGCATGTCCGTAGTATCGGTGCAATTTCCCGTGCCGGTTGGATTTTCCATCTTGCCCCACTATAACCGCTTTGAACGGACATCACGCCGATGCTTTCTTCAAAAACGGCTTCTGTGCACCAGAAACAGCCGCCGCCAAAAGTGGCTTTTCCCATCCATTTTGCCGCTGGATTTCAAGCATCTAAGTATGTTTTCTCATAGCTAATATTTCTTTTGATCTTTTTGTCAACCTTCAGTTCAGGTCTTTACATTTTTAGCAGAACATCCTACAATGGTAATTATATGGTAACCAATAATGCTGCTGTAATAATATTTGTCTCCTCATTATGTTCTTATTTAATAAATCACATACGCAAACATAACACAAACAGCTGTGTCTGCTAAAGTTTCAAACTTAACAATGTTTTAACACCGCTTGCAAAATTCGTTTGAAAAGGAATAATAGCCAAAGTTGTGCATTTTACGTGTGTTGCACCGTTCCAATATTTTCTATATTTGCGTTATGCATCCAATCAAAATTGCTGTTCATGGTGGTGCGGGGCGCTCAAGCGCTTAATGACACCTGAAATAGAAAAGCGCCTGTCATCTCGCATTAAAAATGCATTGATGCCGGATATCAGTTGACGCAACAGTAGGTGGAAACGAAGTTGATGCTGTTGAATCCGTAATTAAAGTACTTGAAGATTTCGAAACTATTTAATGCGGTAAAGGCGCCGTATTTATACATGAAGGCAACACGAAATGGATGCCAGCATCATGGATGGTAAAACAAACGCAGCGGTGCTGTTGCAGCGGTAACAATATTAAAATCCGACATCGCTGCAAAAGCAGTTTTATTACGTTCAGAACATGTTTTATTATTGGGTGCAGGTGGAGAAGTGTTTTACTAAAGAACAACAAATCCTTGAAAACGATGCATATTTTTCACTCAATTTCGTTTTGATCAATTACAAAAAGCAAAACAACGTGATATTATTGTTTTAGATCATGTTGATGATAAAAATTCGAACTGTAGGTTGGTTGCTAATGGATGCAAATGGAAATCTTGCTGGGGGAACATCAACCGGGTAGTATGACAACAATCGTTTGGCCGTGGGGGACTCTCCCATTATCGGTCGGGCAACTTTGCAATAATGCAACTTGCGCAGTGAGTTGCAACTAGACATGGTGAATTTTTTATTGAAATGTCGTTGTTACGATATTGCTCTTGTCTGCTGAAATACAAAGGATTTTCTTTAAATGAAGCATGTGAATTAGTATCATCACAAATTAAAACCAATTGACGCAGAAGGCGGTTTAATTGCAATTGATCATAATGGTACATTGGCATTACCATTTAATACCAAAGTGGATGTATCGCGGATACCAAAAAAAGGTGATGATGATATTTTTACGGGAATTTATTGAAGCAATTTAACGCTGCGCCTGCAAGGCCATTTTCCTCATTTTTAAATCGTATTGGATACGCGCTCAGCAAATGAAATATCATGTGTTCGATATTTAATCCGGAGTATTCTTTATTGTCGAGTGAATTATAACGTGCAATTCTTGTCCATCAATAATAACCAATACTTTCCACTGCCGATAATTTCAAGATAACGTTCTTCTTAATAATTACGCCTGCATTCTTTACTAATGCCGATGCCGGTTAATTCTTGGATATTCTGCAACGACAACCATTAATCTTCTCCAGAGACCGCGATTTACAAATGTGAATCGATAATTGCATTATTTATAAAACCCAATCCCGACATCATCATTGCTTCACGACGGTTTACTGCTTCCACTGCGTGCCACCATTTATCATTTTTCCACTTTGTTATTGCACCCGCACTGGTTCCGCATTACAAAATCTTTTTTTGCCTGATAACGATCACGTAAAATATCTATCGCCTGAGTGTCTAAAATACCTCACTTAATTTTTCCCTGATTACCACCTACAGCTGAACATTAATCCGTCGCATTTTTTTTAATCGCGCAAGAATATCTTTTTGTTTGCATCATTTTTTAGTTTTGATGCATGATACCTAACGAATGAATTCCGATATGTTCAAAAGTAGCTTTGTATTCTTTGCAATTTCGTCTTGAATTCCGCTTGCAGTTGTCAACAATTCCAATCGCGTATCGCGACCCCTTCATTTCTTTAACGATGTTGTCGAAACATCCAATTTATCCCGAGATTCGGTATTCCGTTCCTCAGACCCCCTACCGCAATATGCGTTCCTTTAGGTGTCATAATAATAATTGAGTGAAGCAAATATAAATACACGGAACGCGGATGACGCGGATAGAACTGATTTTGTGGGATTATTTATTAAAAACCTAGTTACACTAGCATTTTGCGTGGGATAAAAACAAATATCCTGTTTGAGCCTTACTGAGGTCAATTCGTTTAAATTACGCCTTTATTACGATAAATTCCCTTTCATTTGTCCCTATCGATTCGTAAATCCTGCATGTAAGGACGCATTCAATTCGTCCCTACATACAGGATTTACTCATTTTCTATTAAAATAAAATCAATTCTCCCAATAAAATCAACAACAAAACAACCACATCCCACCAAAAATAAGCGGTCTGCCGCAGCGAATTCATCGTTCCTTTCAACATCAAGAAAAAAATGTTATTTATCGAAGTTTTACCACAAAGAACCGAAGGCCGCTAAGTAACGCTAAGAAAAAAATGTTTAGATTTTTGTGTTTAAAGAATTCCACAGCGACCCACCCCGCCGTGTTCCGCGCCTGCCGGTTGGCAAGTTTCAAAAAAATCCGTCCCCATCCCTTTCCGCTTTAGCGGCCCATCCCACCATCCACCCCAAAAAAAAATCCGTCCCATATCCGTTCAATCCGTTTAACCTGTGTTCCTTTTTAAAACATATCCCTAAAAATCATAATTTGTCCACCCCATCCGTAAATCCGCTATGTAAGGGCGGATGCATTCCCCTACATACCGGATTTACTACCTTTTTCGAAAAAATTAAAAACTCCTCCCCATCAAAAAAATCACACCAAATCACACCCACCCTCCAAAAATCCCTTCCCATCCCTTTCCGCTTTAGCGGCCCATCCATCCATTCCCCCAAAAAAAATCGTCCCACATCCGTTCAATCCGTTCAACCTGTGTTGCCTTTAACCACACCATCCAAAAAAATCAGCGAGTATCATCAAACATCAAATAAAAAATCAGCTTAATCCGCATAAATCAGCGACCCGCCCCGCCGGGTTCAGCGTTCCCTTTTCACATCACCCAACCACACCATCAAAAAAAAAACGCGAGTATCACCATCCATCAAATAAAAATCAGCTCAAAATCACTTCAAATCAGCGACCCGCCCCGCCGGTTCCGCGTTCCTTTACCACACCTACCAAAAAATCCGCCTCTATCCGTCCAACCCGTCCAATCCGTGTTCCTTTAACCCAAATTTCCTTATTTTTAGCGCAAAGAACATCGAAAAAATGAAAATCCTATCTACCGCAGTGATGAAGGGCCCGAACTACTGGAGTATTCGCGAGCAGTTAACCGTAATGAAACTTGACGAGGAAATGAAGCCATGCCTACGAACAAGATTCCGAATTTTCCGTGAGAATTTAGAAAAATGATTCCTTCCCTATATGAACATCGCTGCAGTGAAGATCATGCAGGAGGATTTTTCAAACGCGTGGAAGAAGGCACCTGGATGGGTCATGTTATTGAACACGTAGCACTCGAATTACAAACCCTCGCCGGACTTTGATACCGGATTTGGAAGAACACGCAGCACAAAAACACCGGTGTTTATAATGTTGTTTATTCCTATCTCGAAGAAAAACCGGTTTATATGCAGGTCAGGTAGCCGTGGAATTTTGTCAAGCCCTGGCAAGCGGAGCCGATTATGATATCACCCCGCACATTCAGCGCATGAAAGAAATTCGTGAGCAGGAACGTTTAGGGCCATCAACAGGAAGTATAGTTGAAGAAGCTATTAAACGTGATATTCCTTACATCCGATTAAATCGCCGTTCACTGGCACTAGGCTGGGGAATAAATCAGCGTAGAATTCAGGCAACCATTGCAAGCACCACTTCAAATATTGCAGTAGAAATTGCCTGCGATAAAGAAGAAACAAAAAAATTTATTAGGTCAGTTAAATATTCCGACACCGCGTGGTGGTTCTGCTTATGATAATGATGATCTTGGAAACAATTGTTCGCAGAATTGGATATCCAATTGTAATAAAACCAATTGATGGCAATCACGGTCGTGGTTCAACAATGAATATTAAAAATTGGGATGAAGCAGTTGCCGCATTAAAAAAGCAAAAGAAATTTCACGCTGGAGTATCGTTGAACGATATGTGGAAGGATATGATTTCAGATTACTGGTTGTAAATTATAAATTCGTTTCTGCAGCATTGAGAAAACCGGCTGCGGTAATGGGTGATGGACAACATACCATTAAAGAATTAATTGATCATGTAAATAGTGATCCACGTCGTGAGTATAGACATGAAAAATGTGTTGACATCAATTAAATTAGATGACCATACATTACGTTTATTAGAAAATTAGGTATGGATGAAAATTCCGTTCCTCGAGATGGTGAAGAAATATTTTTAAAATCAACCGCAAATTTATCTACGGTGGCACTGCAACAGATGTGACTGATTATATTCATCCATATAATATTTTCACTGCAGAAAGAATTGCGCGTGTAATCGGATTAGATATTTGTGGTATTGATATTATGAGTAAAGACCTTTCAGTTCCTATGACCGAAAATGGTGGCGTGGTGCTGGAAGTAAATGCTGCTCGGTTTCCGCATGCATCTTGCACCAAGCGAAGGCATTGGCCGCAACGTTGCTGAACCGGGTTGTAGACATGTTATTTCCTGCAGGTTCTAAAGGCAGAATTCCTATTGTTGCTGTTACCGGAACAAATGGTAAAACAACTACAACGCGATTAAATGCACATATTGCAAAACAATGGGATATAAAGTTGGATTTACTACCAGCGATGGTATTTATATCCAAAATAGAATGATGGAAAAAGGTGATTGCACCGGACCTGTTTCTGCGAAATTTGTGTTGATGGATCCAACTATTGATTATGCAGTTTTAGAATGCGCACGAGGTGGATTATTAAAAGCAGGTTTGGCTTTTGATAAATGTGATATTTCTATTGTTACTAATGTAACTGCTGATCATATCGGATTAAAAGATATTGATACCGTAGATGAAATGGCGAAAGTAAAATCGGTAGTTCCTGAAACAACACGTAAAGAAGGATATGCAATTTTAAATGCCGATGATGATTTAGTATTTGATATGCGCAAAAATCTGGAATGTAATTTAGTGTTGTTTAGTATGGATGAAAATAATCCGCGCATAAAAGCACATTGCGAACGCGGTGGTGTAGCTACGGTATTGGAAGATGGTTGGGTAAGTATTATTAAAGGCACATGGAAAATACGCGAAAAAGTGGTAAATATTCCGCTCACTTTAGGTGGTAAAGCTGCGTTTATGATTCAAAATATTTTACCATGTGTTGCAGCAGCGTTTGTACAGAATTTTAAAATTGAAGATTTAAAACTTGCATTAAATACATTTATCCCATCGCCTACCATGACACCGGGAAGAATGAATGTATTTAAATTTAAACACTTTGAAATGCTGGTAGATTTTGCACATAATCCTGACGGCTTCCAGGCAATCAGTAATTATTTGGCAAAAGTAGAAATGCATCCAAAGGTAGGTGTAATAGCCGCAGCCGGCGATCGTCGCGATGAAGACATTCGCGAATTAGGACGTATTGCAGGTCGCACATTTGATGAAATAATTATTCGTCAGGACAAAAACCTGCGCGGTCGCACCGATGAAGAAATTATGAATTTATTGAAAGAAGGAATTTTCGAAATGAATCCCAACATGCCGGTAATATGTATCAACCCTGAAGCCGATTCGATTAAATATTGTATCGAAAACGCAAAAAAAGGTTCACATATCACAGTATGTTCCGATGTAATTGCAGAGGCACTCGATTTAATTATGCAATACAAAGAGCGCGACGATCAATTTGAGTTTCATCGGGAGGAGATTCCGAATGTGCATTGATGAAATTAAATATTTAATAAAATGAAATTAACTAAAATTGAATTCGAAAATTATAAATCATTTAAAGAAAACCAAATTTTAAATTTAAAACCTATTACTATATTAATAGGTAAAAATAATTCTGGTAAAAGTTCAATAATAAAATTATTAACTTTAATAAACGATAGCTTGAATTCGGAAATTGAAGAGCCTATTCTCTTAGATAACTTAAATTCAAATTTAGGTGGCGAATTTCAGGATTTGCTACATAAAAATCAACCTTTAAGTGAACTAAAAATAAAATTAGTATTTGAAAATGACATTTCAATAAATATTAATTTAGTATTTAATAGCGAAACTTCAAATATAATAATTTCTAGATGGGAATATTTAAATAACGATATTAATATCGAAATAAATTACCACCCACAAAATAAATATATTGATAAAGCCGGCAATGGTTATTACTTTAAAGGTTTTATTCCTTTTAATTCAAATACCAATAAAGCTGTTATAGAAAAAATAATTCTAAAGCTAGATTATATAGGACCATATAGGCAACTCCCGAAAAGAGCATACTTTTTAACAGGCCAGCAAAATTTTGAAATACTAGGTTCAAAGGGCCAAAACGCTTACCCTTTGCTGAGTCAAAGTTATCTAAATAAAACAAATTTAATATTAGAAACCTCGCAATGGTTCTATAAAAATCTTGGCAATTGGAATATAAAAATAAATGAAATATCAAGAATGCACCATAGTATAACCCTAACAAATGAACAAACTAGTACTAATATAGTAGATTCAGGGCAGGGAATAAGTCAAGTTTTACCATTAGTTGTAAGGGCATTCCTACCAACAACAGACAACATTATAATAATGGAACAACCTGAATTACATCTTCACCCTGGTGCACATGCTAATTTGGCTGAATTATTTGTAGAAAATGCACTTTTAAGAAACCAAACTTATATAGTAGAAACTCATTCTGAATTATTTATTTTAAGGTTACAAAAATTAATTGCAGAGTCGAAATATGGGTTACTCCCTGAAGATGTTGTTATCTATTGGGTTGACAATGAAAGTCCTGGTGTTAGTGATATTAACGAAATTTCAATAAATAAAAAAGCACAATTTTCTGATTGGCCTCCTGGTGTTTTTGAAGAAAATATAGTTGAAATTTCCGAAATTAATAAAATACTAATCAAAAAATAGAAAAAAATTGATAATCGTTATTAATCCCGGTATTTTTGAAACAGATGATCCAAAGTTGTTGCATTCACTTTCAAAATTAATAAAAATTGCAATAGATAACAAAGCACTTTGGGACATCAACAATTGTTTTGATAAATTATATCAAAACGAAAAACCAATGCTACCCCATAAATTGATGTATTATTTTTCAGAGTATGATAGTGAAAATTTTGATCGTTACATAAAAACACTAATACAAAAATCTTTTCATATAACAACGCAACAAACATTTTATTTAAGAACTTTAAAAATAGGATCAAACCAAGATGAAATAACACCTGAATTAGCTATAAAAATTATTTTATCACCAACGAAAATAAT
This genomic interval from Bacteroidota bacterium contains the following:
- a CDS encoding AAA family ATPase — encoded protein: MKLTKIEFENYKSFKENQILNLKPITILIGKNNSGKSSIIKLLTLINDSLNSEIEEPILLDNLNSNLGGEFQDLLHKNQPLSELKIKLVFENDISININLVFNSETSNIIISRWEYLNNDINIEINYHPQNKYIDKAGNGYYFKGFIPFNSNTNKAVIEKIILKLDYIGPYRQLPKRAYFLTGQQNFEILGSKGQNAYPLLSQSYLNKTNLILETSQWFYKNLGNWNIKINEISRMHHSITLTNEQTSTNIVDSGQGISQVLPLVVRAFLPTTDNIIIMEQPELHLHPGAHANLAELFVENALLRNQTYIVETHSELFILRLQKLIAESKYGLLPEDVVIYWVDNESPGVSDINEISINKKAQFSDWPPGVFEENIVEISEINKILIKK